A stretch of Halichondria panicea chromosome 1, odHalPani1.1, whole genome shotgun sequence DNA encodes these proteins:
- the LOC135351275 gene encoding uncharacterized protein LOC135351275 — MKNLYLFLFIIECGCNILALQNSSVSLTVEGGVSLVGEHCPGTVRLFCEGVNLVQLRWIYNGNNFICSFVSDSDISSTPIQLSSYPAFLSVQLTNVSSQFLARGQTHFSSVLTVDVEQLQTQGIIDISCGDVITFETIQVDPIITQETTPDNPKVSSISACYHSGLLNSLQISWIKLQPACPEHMLESIVYIVGLTGSQSIQVNYSTCGSLFCIGIFENIARNIEDREHNLTLVLTNTHPSGDSQIIDSYKTVKYIARNSDYYFSITHTYDGCKLRGFCTSPLSASTIAFCSVVYLNSLYEILLRINASLDEQYTLTSTNINFYEAWVEINDSEVDQVSNRRNFTIEPSYPEILSVVVLYSNRGELKVIQVDWVNVASVCGYSPIQYDLSIRYNEMEILLTAEIQSNECMSAICTAKIVIATEFLTTSLRIFLTATNSGGTSTHEFISPIHQFSALYYRPSIKFLNCAALQINCFSSIRVRNDTHCVSNYYGGDPLYQQIQSTQDLISNNVLTLQETTTSHYFLLKWNVSDTLQLQEEFVYNTRHICSQGMDEFVTTTMNGIVFSKEIIIGISIGLTSLVCLLLTAIIVVIAVVLKRQKISGNKTISNDTGISMVINNSERSPSPVYEEIDELRFKQIEVNRNEAYARYTQEAVYYNTRS, encoded by the exons ATGAAAAATCTGTACCTTTTTCTTTTCATTATTGAAT GTGGCTGCAACATTTTGGCATTACAGAATTCATCAGTCTCTCTGACTGTTGAAGGAGGAGTGAGTCTGGTTGGTGAACACTGTCCTGGAACTGTCAGACTGTTCTGTGAAGGAGTGAACCTTGTCCAGCTTCGATGGATATACAACGGGAATAATTTTATTTGTAGTTTTGTATCTGATTCAGATATATCTTCTACACCTATCCAGTTATCATCCTACCCTGCATTTCTGTCTGTGCAGCTCACAAATGTTTCTTCTCAGTTTTTAGCTCGAGGGCAGACACATTTTTCTTCAGTCCTAACAGTAGATGTGGAGCAACTGCAGACACAAGGGATTATTGACATCTCATGCGGAGATGTTATCACCTTTGAGACTATACAAGTGGACCCTATAATTACCCAAGAAACAACTCCTGACAATCCTAAAGTATCTTCGATCAGTGCTTGCTACCATTCTGGTCTACTAAACAGCTTGCAAATATCATGGATCAAACTG CAACCTGCTTGTCCTGAACACATGCTAGAATCaatagtatatatagttgGCTTAACAGGATCTCAATCCATTCAAGTCAATTACAGCACATGTGGGAGTCTGTTTTGCATAGGAATCTTTGAAAACATTGCACGTAATATTGAGGATCGTGAACACAACTTAACGCTCGTGCTCACAAATACACATCCATCAGGTGATTCACAAATCATAGATTCGTACAAAACAGTGAAATATATAG ctcgTAACAGTGACTACTACTTCTCTATTACACATACATACGATGGTTGCAAATTGAGAGGATTTTGTACATCACCACTGAGCGCATCAACAATCGCCTTTTGTTCCGTTGTTTATCTAAACAGTTTATACGAAATTTTACTTCGGATAAATGCTAGTCTTGATGAGCAATACACCTTAACATCaacaaatattaatttttacgaAGCCTGGGTAGAAATCAATGATTCAGAAGTTGATCAAGTTAGTAATAGGAGAAATTTCACTATTG AACCTAGTTATCCCGAGATTTTGAGTGTTGTTGTCTTGTACTCAAACAGAGGAGAGTTGAAAGTAATTCAAGTTGATTGG GTTAACGTTGCCTCTGTGTGTGGTTACAGCCCAATACAATATGATCTGAGTATCAGATACAATGAGATGGAAATACTATTGACAGCTGAAATCCAATCAAATGAGTGCATGTCAGCAATATGCACTGCAAAGATTGTTATTGCTACAGAATTCTTAACTACCAGTCTCAGGATTTTCCTAACAGCAACTAACAGTGGAGGCACAAGTACACATGAATTCATCAGTCCTATTC ATCAATTCAGTGCACTGTACTATCGACCCAGTATTAAGTTTCTAAACTGTGCAGCTTTGCAAATTAACTGCTTTAGCTCAATAAGAGTACGAAATGATACACACTGTGTAAGCAACTACTATGGAGGAGATCCATTGTACCAGCAAATTCAGTCAACTCAGGACCTCATTTCTAATAATGTTTTAACATTGCAAGAGACCACCACATCACACTATTTCCTTCTGAAATGGAACGTTAGTGACACACTGCAGTTGCAAGAAGAATTCGTGTACAACACCCGTCATATATGCTCACAAG GAATGGACGAATTTGTTACTACAACTATGAATGGAATTGTCTTTAgtaaagaaataattattggtattTCAATTGGGTTAACAAGCTTGGTCTGTCTTTTGTTGACAGCCATAATTGTGGTTATTGCTGTGGTACTTAAACGACAGAAGATAAGTGGAAACAAGACAATCAGCAACGATACTGGTATCTCCATGGTGATCAATAATTCAGAGAGGAGTCCGAGCCCTGTGTATGAAGAGATTGACGAGTTACGTTTCAAACAAATCGAAGTGAATAGAAATGAAGCATATGCACGCTATACTCAAGAGGCTGTGTACTACAATACTCGCTCCTAA